In Chloroflexota bacterium, one genomic interval encodes:
- a CDS encoding glucose 1-dehydrogenase, translating to MITMITPEAYLLTGKKAIVTGGGQGIGKGIVEALTNLGAHVAVAEINEMTREQTVAEAQARGQKAIGVSVDVRSQASVEAMVQKVVKEFGQVDLLANNVGGTAGVGPRPIYATTEEQWEAIYVMNAKSVYLVTRAVANQMIKQGKGGAIVSIASIGGMWGHENLALYGSMKAGLINLSQSLNGELGRYGIRVNSVSPGSIITPLSTKSNALRPDYIDETIKMTPLGRKGLPANIAGAVAFLLSPAAEFISGQNILVDGGRGFLGRCPVPKYVEGASA from the coding sequence ATGATTACGATGATCACACCAGAGGCATATCTCCTGACGGGCAAGAAGGCCATCGTCACCGGGGGAGGGCAGGGCATCGGCAAGGGGATCGTGGAGGCGCTGACGAACCTAGGCGCGCATGTGGCCGTGGCGGAGATCAACGAGATGACGCGGGAGCAGACGGTGGCCGAGGCGCAGGCGCGCGGGCAGAAGGCCATCGGCGTCTCCGTGGACGTGCGCAGCCAGGCCTCTGTGGAGGCGATGGTGCAGAAGGTGGTGAAGGAGTTCGGGCAGGTTGACCTGCTGGCGAACAACGTGGGCGGGACGGCGGGCGTGGGGCCGCGGCCGATCTACGCGACAACGGAGGAGCAGTGGGAGGCGATCTACGTGATGAACGCCAAGTCCGTCTACCTGGTGACGCGGGCGGTGGCGAACCAGATGATTAAGCAAGGGAAAGGCGGAGCCATCGTCAGCATCGCCTCCATCGGCGGCATGTGGGGGCACGAGAACCTGGCGCTGTACGGCTCCATGAAGGCGGGGCTCATCAATTTGAGTCAATCGCTGAACGGCGAGCTGGGGCGCTACGGCATCCGGGTGAACAGCGTCTCGCCTGGCTCCATCATCACGCCGCTCTCCACGAAGAGCAATGCGCTGCGACCCGACTATATAGATGAGACGATCAAGATGACGCCGCTGGGGCGCAAGGGCCTCCCTGCGAACATCGCGGGGGCGGTGGCCTTCTTGCTTTCGCCCGCCGCGGAGTTCATCAGCGGGCAGAACATCCTAGTGGACGGCGGGCGCGGCTTCCTTGGGCGCTGCCCGGTGCC
- a CDS encoding CoA transferase: MSKQGAPAGPLAGVKVADFSWIAAGPMTARWLADYGATVVKVESMGKVDGLRKGPPFWKGKFSINQSAYFAACNINKYGITMNLNKPSGLKAARRLIEWADVLIENFTPGQMAKWGLDYGSVKQINPGIIMISLSIQGQTGPQASLPGLGPMLAGLVGFANLTGYPDGAPSGVSIVYTDATSPQFGSLALSAALDYRARTGKGQYIDLSQFETSVYLLGDAIVDYTMNGRNQTRAGNKLMAGDLPRAAPHGAYPCKGNDRWIAIGVFSQEEWHAFCTVIGNPAWTRERRFATALERCKNSDALDALIAEWTTRREAKDVMAAMQAAGVSAGLAHDQQGLFEDPQLNHRGHYGTVTHTEIGPHHSEMLAPRLSATPGSVRMAAPCLGEHSELVYKRFLGYTNEEYDRLLGEGVVELWEAGA; the protein is encoded by the coding sequence ATGAGCAAGCAGGGCGCGCCCGCCGGGCCGCTCGCCGGGGTCAAAGTCGCCGATTTCTCGTGGATCGCCGCCGGGCCGATGACGGCACGGTGGCTCGCCGATTACGGCGCGACGGTGGTGAAGGTGGAGTCCATGGGCAAGGTGGACGGCCTGCGGAAGGGGCCGCCCTTCTGGAAGGGGAAGTTCTCCATCAACCAGAGCGCCTACTTCGCCGCCTGCAATATCAACAAGTACGGCATCACGATGAATCTGAACAAGCCTTCCGGCCTGAAAGCGGCGCGGCGGCTCATCGAGTGGGCGGACGTGCTCATCGAGAACTTCACGCCGGGGCAGATGGCGAAATGGGGGCTGGACTACGGATCGGTGAAGCAGATCAACCCCGGCATCATCATGATCTCTCTCTCCATCCAAGGGCAGACGGGACCGCAGGCCTCGCTGCCCGGGCTGGGGCCGATGCTGGCGGGGCTGGTGGGCTTCGCGAACCTGACCGGCTATCCCGACGGCGCGCCCAGCGGCGTGAGCATCGTCTACACGGACGCCACATCGCCGCAGTTCGGCTCGCTTGCCCTCTCCGCCGCCCTGGACTACCGGGCGCGAACGGGCAAGGGGCAATATATTGACCTTTCGCAGTTCGAGACATCCGTCTATCTGCTGGGCGACGCCATCGTTGACTACACGATGAACGGGCGCAACCAGACGCGGGCCGGGAACAAGCTGATGGCGGGCGACCTGCCGCGCGCCGCGCCCCACGGGGCTTACCCCTGCAAGGGGAACGACCGGTGGATCGCCATCGGGGTCTTTTCCCAAGAGGAGTGGCACGCCTTCTGCACGGTGATCGGCAACCCGGCGTGGACGCGGGAGCGGCGCTTCGCCACGGCGCTGGAGCGGTGCAAGAATAGCGACGCGCTGGACGCGCTCATCGCGGAATGGACGACGAGGCGTGAGGCGAAGGACGTGATGGCGGCGATGCAGGCGGCGGGCGTCTCCGCCGGGTTGGCCCACGATCAGCAAGGGCTCTTCGAGGACCCGCAGCTGAACCATCGCGGGCACTACGGCACGGTGACGCACACCGAGATAGGGCCGCACCACAGCGAGATGCTGGCGCCGAGGCTTTCGGCGACGCCGGGGAGCGTGCGGATGGCCGCGCCGTGCCTTGGCGAACATTCGGAGCTTGTATACAAACGATTCCTGGGGTATACCAACGAGGAGTATGACCGGCTGTTGGGCGAAGGGGTCGTTGAATTATGGGAGGCGGGCGCATAA
- a CDS encoding Zn-ribbon domain-containing OB-fold protein has protein sequence MTTQSKPVVVPVPSDEDREYWEAAKQGKLLIQKCGGCNRLRHFPTMGCPHCGTMKWTWVQASGKGTIYSWIIVHPPVLPAFQDKVPYNVILVQLEEGTRMISNMVECPNDQIKIGMPVEVVFEKVTEQITLPKFRPAKSAR, from the coding sequence ATGACGACCCAATCGAAACCTGTTGTTGTTCCCGTCCCGTCCGACGAGGACCGCGAATACTGGGAGGCGGCGAAGCAAGGGAAGCTGCTGATCCAGAAGTGCGGCGGCTGCAACCGCCTGCGGCACTTCCCCACGATGGGCTGTCCACACTGCGGCACGATGAAGTGGACATGGGTGCAGGCCTCCGGCAAGGGGACGATCTACTCCTGGATCATCGTCCACCCGCCGGTGCTGCCGGCCTTCCAGGACAAGGTGCCGTACAACGTGATCCTGGTGCAGTTGGAAGAGGGGACGAGGATGATCAGCAACATGGTGGAGTGCCCCAACGACCAGATCAAGATCGGGATGCCGGTGGAAGTGGTCTTCGAGAAGGTCACCGAGCAGATCACGCTGCCGAAGTTCCGCCCGGCGAAGAGCGCGCGATGA
- a CDS encoding SDR family oxidoreductase, whose amino-acid sequence MAGRLAGKVAVITGGARGIGFAGAQMFLKEGAKVVIADKDPEASANAEKELKSLGTVKALVTNVRNAQEVEKMVNETVAAFGKLDIMYNNAGYSIVEKVGAAELPLEVWHETLDVNLNGSFYCTKYALPHMVKNGRGSILYTASVALDGAINYNAYATAKGSLKALMRTIAMQYLPQQVRANLLVPGGTKTARIQARFQDQGGFGKSYETKGLLGINDPEDIAYAATFLASDESRHITGQTLWVDSGYNVHYTVPFR is encoded by the coding sequence ATGGCAGGACGATTGGCAGGCAAAGTGGCGGTGATCACCGGCGGCGCGCGAGGGATCGGCTTCGCCGGAGCGCAGATGTTCCTGAAGGAGGGGGCGAAGGTCGTCATAGCGGATAAGGATCCGGAGGCGAGCGCGAACGCGGAGAAGGAGCTGAAGTCGCTTGGGACGGTGAAGGCCCTCGTCACCAACGTCCGCAACGCGCAGGAGGTGGAGAAGATGGTGAACGAGACCGTCGCCGCCTTCGGCAAGCTGGACATCATGTACAACAACGCCGGGTACTCGATCGTGGAGAAGGTGGGCGCGGCGGAGCTGCCGCTGGAGGTCTGGCACGAGACGCTGGACGTGAACCTGAACGGCTCCTTCTACTGCACGAAGTACGCCCTGCCGCACATGGTGAAGAACGGGCGAGGTTCCATCCTCTATACGGCCTCCGTGGCGCTGGATGGGGCGATCAACTACAACGCCTACGCGACGGCCAAGGGGAGCCTGAAGGCGCTGATGCGCACCATCGCGATGCAGTACCTGCCGCAGCAGGTGCGGGCGAACCTGCTCGTGCCGGGCGGCACGAAGACGGCGCGCATCCAGGCGCGCTTCCAGGACCAGGGCGGCTTTGGGAAATCGTACGAGACGAAGGGCCTGCTGGGCATCAACGACCCGGAGGACATCGCCTACGCGGCGACGTTCCTGGCATCGGACGAATCGCGGCATATCACGGGACAGACGCTGTGGGTGGACTCCGGCTACAACGTCCACTACACGGTGCCGTTCCGATAG
- a CDS encoding lipid-transfer protein, whose product MPAQSAIVGIGQTAFSRKIGISEAAVAYQAIQNAVADAGISMKDVDGIVRYSLDTNSEWQLAYNLGIPQLSYFSVAPGGGNAGSNAVQMADLAIKGGLANYVVVFRARNRGKQSSGGPGQFEGGRPWEKMSMQVRELGKKFSNPYGLIAAVQEMAVIARRYMYEYGITYEHFGHVALAERAHAMRNPAALMREPLTMQDYLAARWIAEPLRLFDCCLETDGGAAIVVTSVERAKALKQKPAYILSTGNANVFMTVPGTNYYKESLFSTESAAVAKMIYGRAGVGPKDVDAAMIYDAFTPRVLIGLEDFGFCKRGEAGDFVAAGNMQWPNGAIPTNTSGGSLSEIYLHGFNLITEAVRQIRGTSTSQVKDAEVVLVASGNFSPTSAFILGSQPS is encoded by the coding sequence ATGCCTGCGCAATCGGCTATCGTCGGCATCGGACAGACGGCCTTTTCGAGAAAGATCGGGATAAGCGAGGCGGCGGTCGCCTATCAGGCGATCCAGAACGCCGTGGCGGACGCCGGCATCTCCATGAAGGATGTGGACGGCATCGTCCGCTACTCCCTGGACACGAACTCCGAGTGGCAGCTGGCCTACAACCTCGGGATCCCGCAGCTCAGCTATTTCTCCGTGGCGCCCGGGGGCGGCAATGCCGGGTCGAACGCCGTGCAGATGGCGGACCTGGCGATCAAGGGCGGCCTGGCGAACTACGTGGTGGTCTTCCGCGCGCGCAACCGCGGGAAGCAATCGTCCGGCGGGCCGGGGCAGTTCGAAGGCGGACGCCCCTGGGAGAAGATGTCCATGCAGGTGCGGGAGCTGGGGAAGAAGTTCAGCAACCCGTACGGGCTCATCGCGGCGGTGCAGGAGATGGCGGTCATCGCGCGCCGCTACATGTACGAGTACGGCATCACGTATGAGCACTTCGGCCACGTGGCGCTGGCGGAGCGCGCCCACGCGATGCGGAATCCCGCGGCGCTGATGCGGGAGCCGCTGACGATGCAGGACTACCTGGCGGCGCGCTGGATCGCGGAGCCGCTGCGGCTCTTCGATTGCTGTCTGGAGACGGACGGCGGAGCGGCGATCGTGGTGACGAGCGTGGAGCGGGCGAAGGCGCTAAAGCAGAAGCCCGCCTACATCCTATCCACGGGGAACGCGAACGTCTTCATGACGGTGCCGGGGACGAATTATTACAAGGAATCGCTCTTCTCCACGGAATCGGCGGCGGTGGCGAAGATGATCTACGGACGGGCCGGCGTGGGCCCCAAGGACGTGGATGCGGCGATGATCTACGACGCCTTCACGCCTAGGGTGCTCATCGGCCTGGAGGACTTCGGCTTCTGCAAGCGCGGCGAGGCGGGCGATTTTGTGGCGGCGGGCAATATGCAGTGGCCGAACGGCGCCATCCCGACGAACACGAGCGGCGGGAGCCTTTCCGAGATCTACCTCCACGGCTTCAACCTCATCACGGAGGCGGTGCGGCAGATCCGCGGGACCTCCACCAGCCAGGTGAAGGATGCCGAAGTGGTGCTGGTGGCCAGCGGCAACTTCAGCCCCACCAGCGCCTTCATCCTTGGGAGCCAGCCATCATGA
- a CDS encoding CoA transferase produces the protein MTRPGPLTGYRVVEFAGEGGQFTGRILAGLGAEVIKIEAPGGDPVRGFGPFYKDEPHPERSLAFWVFNAGKKSITLDVQQAQGRELARRLIKTADVFLTSQPPGLLESLGLDYGTLKRENPSLVMTSVTGFGETGPYSGYKWSDLVLMALGGVMFLLGEPTRPPVRMGPPQAYLTSNLQATTGTCFALFHRTRTGEGQRVDLSIQEAVKFCLNGPGSITSWWTMHKTNVARTGDRMNFGHYKPLTLAPCKDGYTANAAIFGTAFPPLLGLMKADGVAEELVDPKWLDASPFGALPGQWEPTEAQVHRVEEVFVNWQMRHTKAEIFEMAVKHGLWVYPVNTPSDIAKNEQLQARGYFVEVEHPAFDRPVKTIGAPFIFSESPWQAKGRPPLLGEHNGEILDGVLGLGKAEQAVLRAAGVA, from the coding sequence ATGACCCGACCGGGCCCGCTGACGGGCTACCGCGTCGTCGAATTCGCGGGCGAAGGGGGCCAGTTCACCGGGCGGATTCTTGCGGGACTGGGCGCGGAGGTCATCAAGATCGAGGCGCCTGGGGGCGACCCGGTCCGCGGTTTCGGCCCCTTCTACAAGGACGAGCCGCACCCGGAGCGGAGCCTGGCCTTTTGGGTCTTCAACGCCGGGAAGAAGAGCATCACCCTGGACGTGCAGCAGGCCCAGGGGCGTGAGCTGGCGCGGCGGCTCATCAAGACGGCGGATGTCTTTCTCACGAGCCAGCCGCCGGGCCTGCTGGAGAGCTTGGGGCTGGACTACGGGACGCTGAAGCGGGAGAACCCCTCCCTGGTGATGACGAGCGTCACGGGCTTCGGCGAGACGGGGCCGTACAGCGGCTACAAGTGGAGCGACCTGGTGCTGATGGCGCTGGGGGGTGTGATGTTTCTCCTGGGCGAGCCGACCCGGCCGCCGGTGCGCATGGGGCCGCCGCAGGCCTATCTGACATCCAATCTGCAAGCGACGACGGGGACGTGCTTCGCGCTCTTCCACCGGACGCGAACGGGGGAGGGCCAGCGCGTTGACCTTTCCATCCAGGAGGCGGTGAAGTTCTGCCTCAACGGGCCCGGCTCCATCACCTCCTGGTGGACGATGCACAAGACGAACGTGGCGCGCACGGGCGACCGGATGAACTTCGGGCACTATAAGCCGCTGACGCTGGCGCCGTGCAAGGACGGCTACACGGCGAACGCCGCCATCTTCGGCACGGCCTTTCCGCCGCTGCTGGGGCTGATGAAGGCGGACGGCGTGGCGGAGGAGCTGGTGGACCCCAAGTGGTTGGATGCCAGCCCCTTCGGCGCGCTGCCGGGGCAGTGGGAGCCGACGGAGGCGCAGGTGCACCGAGTTGAGGAGGTCTTCGTCAACTGGCAGATGCGCCACACGAAGGCGGAGATCTTTGAGATGGCGGTGAAGCACGGGCTGTGGGTCTACCCGGTGAACACGCCATCGGACATCGCGAAGAACGAGCAATTGCAGGCGCGCGGCTACTTTGTGGAGGTGGAGCATCCGGCGTTCGATAGGCCGGTGAAGACCATCGGCGCGCCTTTCATCTTTTCCGAATCGCCCTGGCAGGCGAAGGGACGGCCGCCGCTGCTTGGCGAGCACAACGGTGAGATCCTGGATGGCGTCTTGGGCCTGGGCAAAGCGGAGCAGGCCGTCCTGCGCGCGGCGGGTGTGGCATGA